The Leucobacter viscericola genome includes a window with the following:
- the casB gene encoding type I-E CRISPR-associated protein Cse2/CasB — protein MSESVNSLHMLVGEVLRRRETDSRFRANVSRGLNPLTEQYAYPWVLPHVPSPYEQVVYLRVAGLVASYPNIPHSDKPTLGQSFRVLSEQRSGKRVDDETYQKHDAIAARLVSLQDQDLDGAVDTLRRLFDLNKKVQVPVNYFALARMLSRWGSGQSEASLAVRRRTLGDYYGAWSIKSFAPIESVDD, from the coding sequence ATGTCAGAGAGCGTCAATTCATTGCACATGCTTGTGGGGGAGGTATTGCGACGGAGAGAAACCGACTCAAGATTTCGCGCCAATGTTTCGCGTGGATTGAATCCCTTGACTGAGCAATATGCCTATCCTTGGGTACTGCCGCATGTGCCGTCGCCCTATGAGCAAGTTGTCTATTTGCGAGTCGCGGGCTTAGTCGCGAGTTATCCCAATATCCCGCATAGCGACAAGCCCACGCTAGGTCAGTCTTTTCGAGTGCTCAGCGAACAACGTAGCGGTAAAAGAGTAGACGATGAAACCTACCAGAAGCATGATGCCATTGCGGCGAGACTTGTATCTCTCCAAGATCAAGATCTTGACGGAGCCGTCGACACGCTGCGGAGACTTTTTGATTTGAACAAGAAGGTTCAAGTTCCTGTCAATTACTTTGCACTTGCGCGCATGCTTAGCCGCTGGGGCAGTGGTCAAAGCGAGGCATCGCTGGCAGTTCGTCGGCGAACCCTTGGCGACTATTACGGGGCTTGGTCGATCAAGTCGTTTGCCCCCATCGAATCTGTTGATGATTGA
- a CDS encoding type I-E CRISPR-associated protein Cse1/CasA, which produces MSQRSENQHQSVNVLKDVAWIRLFEDAADGSTSTRCVTVREALLQAHIFKGIDTSLNGVQFGAISRFLFSVAAIVIRNQDPRRPFSKFRAMKFSEAAIDAAINQLSEYADLFHPEKPFLQIAADLEIPVTSSVKKLLPYMPPDRAEEFWSSSEQPRSLDLPEAVLALAINSYYSFGGNNRLDGRACVNGSPGIRYPGKDFTATEVLWHGGSLFDFICFNVPKSWVEGTGLPAWADPLGATALKDQKIAEHPLWRATWGSNTARCQWRDFQMVAAAVGGSPYRPPLMGTEKHEAKKWWDLRNTYDPFYLYLPVKDTSGGKGASPMEVKAQRLDFGYGATQLEAEWHAKNLSAALRNHSQGRIMVDEEAPLVFLRHLVQGSASSPVVRRSEILVSARSRWQISESRADAVSEASTKVKLVMIELGKPFSKKGRLAAIANRRGDVEAEFWAEVRVPFAHYIVNGSNDVSIDPNVWAEVREAALKAFDTVAQSVPHSKIAPALSIARNRVGHNIARLLNLAENS; this is translated from the coding sequence GTGTCTCAACGGAGTGAAAATCAACACCAGTCCGTTAACGTACTCAAGGATGTTGCTTGGATCCGTTTGTTTGAAGATGCTGCTGACGGTTCCACATCGACGCGGTGCGTTACCGTGCGAGAGGCTCTGCTTCAAGCCCATATTTTTAAGGGAATCGACACCTCGCTCAACGGAGTGCAATTCGGTGCAATCTCTAGGTTCCTGTTTTCCGTCGCAGCTATTGTCATACGAAATCAAGACCCCAGGCGGCCGTTCTCCAAGTTTAGAGCCATGAAATTCAGTGAGGCGGCAATTGATGCTGCAATAAATCAACTCAGTGAATACGCCGACCTGTTTCATCCAGAGAAGCCGTTTCTGCAAATTGCGGCCGACCTCGAGATACCAGTTACAAGTTCGGTCAAGAAGTTGTTGCCCTATATGCCGCCTGACCGCGCTGAAGAGTTCTGGTCTTCAAGTGAGCAACCCAGGAGCCTTGATTTACCTGAGGCTGTGTTGGCTCTAGCTATAAATAGTTATTACAGTTTCGGCGGTAACAACCGCCTAGATGGCCGTGCATGCGTAAATGGCTCGCCAGGCATTCGATACCCGGGAAAAGACTTCACTGCGACAGAAGTTCTTTGGCATGGTGGCTCCTTGTTTGATTTCATTTGTTTCAACGTCCCTAAGAGCTGGGTAGAAGGAACAGGGTTACCAGCCTGGGCCGATCCTCTTGGGGCCACAGCTTTGAAGGATCAGAAAATTGCGGAACACCCGCTGTGGCGTGCGACTTGGGGGTCTAACACTGCGCGATGCCAGTGGCGGGACTTTCAAATGGTCGCCGCAGCAGTTGGTGGATCACCGTATCGGCCGCCGCTCATGGGAACGGAGAAGCATGAGGCGAAGAAATGGTGGGATCTCCGAAATACCTATGATCCCTTCTACCTTTACCTCCCTGTCAAGGATACCTCGGGAGGGAAGGGAGCTTCCCCTATGGAGGTAAAAGCGCAGCGACTTGACTTTGGTTATGGGGCGACTCAGCTTGAAGCGGAATGGCACGCTAAGAATCTTTCTGCGGCCCTGCGGAACCACTCTCAGGGACGAATTATGGTTGATGAAGAAGCACCGCTCGTTTTTCTGAGACATCTTGTACAGGGGAGCGCTTCATCTCCAGTCGTTCGGCGCAGTGAGATTCTGGTTTCCGCGCGATCACGCTGGCAGATCAGTGAGAGTCGGGCTGATGCGGTTTCGGAAGCCTCGACCAAAGTGAAATTGGTAATGATTGAGCTCGGCAAGCCCTTTTCAAAGAAGGGACGGTTGGCAGCGATTGCAAATAGGCGAGGTGATGTCGAGGCTGAGTTCTGGGCAGAGGTACGGGTGCCCTTTGCGCACTACATCGTGAACGGAAGTAACGATGTGAGCATTGATCCCAATGTATGGGCAGAAGTACGCGAGGCAGCACTAAAGGCGTTCGACACTGTCGCTCAGTCGGTTCCGCATTCAAAAATTGCACCTGCATTGTCAATCGCGCGAAATCGAGTCGGTCATAACATCGCAAGGCTTCTGAACCTTGCAGAAAACTCCTGA
- the cas3 gene encoding CRISPR-associated helicase Cas3', with protein sequence MLWSKSQGLDEKYPLLSHQLDTAASAQALWDRWLRPDLCKLLEATLGPEARSWFAYVAGQHDTGKANPVFQLQLSSNRSEPWSTTFRQRLEQEGFGCSVPLEREERLRRHERVSALELASADIKDGGEIASNWISLTALGHHGKFQTPGTKSDRNAFRDHAGGRWKVERAQNTRVLREVCGLLPDTDPPPIGGVAATLLAGLVILADRTASEIASVTQAQARMRAGALRLNDPAGWISQQRDYFASRLEETLGIYQNFSDPAAARTAIVGDFELRPLQEAALKCGDGLWFAMAPTGSGKTEAALLRHSTCNERLIFALPTQATTNAMMKRIQYVFAGGSNVAELAHRLASIEDFYARSSEEVAATDDISAGTGTAGMASGLVPSEFLRNGTARLLAPVSVSTIDQVLAGSLRTKWAHLRLLTLANAHVVLDEAHLMDYYQSALAEQLMQWWGATGTRVTILTATLPTWQRDLFAQAYLAGARAAGLTSEGAKELPQILFPSHHELPGEAKLLQQQSYTIDLDLSEASEALGDSREAVSDIHMQWVLEHRTRFPFARLGVIANTVDRVQLIANSLREQDIPVTVLHSRMTAGHRRDATNALLGTLGPLAEANEQTLPQVLVGSQAVEASLDIDLDALSSDVAPAASLIQRAGRVWRHRSLQHVQRRRRRIPGKANLPIHLVYAEGVGPSLPYFASEMTRVREYLRYKRSLVMPDESQSFVDGTAVTLGDVSEENLRELANISREVITSQGIKISVADLQYEGVDFLDFSKLTGEDVEEESCTRLIDQPSITAIVIDEDGAAGVPGAWHGSLHELEEIDATDHARIRLAMEASVPLSGKIARAVISSYDGGERWCHLPKSRVISSMWPVVLSSSPITYDPLLGVRLKDTK encoded by the coding sequence GTGTTGTGGAGCAAAAGCCAAGGCTTAGACGAGAAATACCCTCTTCTAAGTCATCAGCTCGATACAGCAGCGTCTGCTCAGGCGCTTTGGGATCGTTGGCTGCGTCCTGATCTGTGTAAATTACTCGAAGCGACGCTCGGTCCTGAGGCGCGATCTTGGTTTGCGTATGTTGCTGGTCAGCATGACACAGGAAAAGCAAATCCCGTGTTCCAACTTCAGCTTTCTTCAAATAGATCCGAGCCCTGGAGTACAACATTTCGACAGCGGCTTGAGCAAGAGGGCTTTGGCTGCAGTGTGCCCCTTGAACGCGAAGAGAGACTGCGTCGACATGAGCGAGTTTCGGCGCTTGAACTCGCAAGCGCAGATATCAAGGATGGCGGTGAGATTGCATCGAATTGGATCTCGCTCACGGCCCTCGGTCACCACGGAAAGTTTCAGACTCCTGGCACAAAGTCCGATAGAAACGCTTTCCGGGACCATGCGGGTGGTAGATGGAAAGTTGAGCGTGCCCAGAATACGCGGGTTCTGCGTGAGGTATGTGGCTTGCTGCCAGACACCGACCCACCTCCTATAGGCGGGGTCGCCGCGACATTGCTTGCTGGTCTGGTGATCCTTGCGGACCGTACGGCCTCAGAGATCGCTTCTGTCACTCAAGCTCAGGCGCGCATGAGAGCGGGAGCTCTGCGATTGAACGATCCGGCGGGCTGGATCAGCCAGCAGCGTGACTACTTCGCGTCTCGGCTCGAGGAAACTCTTGGTATCTATCAGAACTTCAGTGATCCTGCAGCCGCCCGAACTGCGATAGTTGGCGACTTTGAGCTCCGTCCATTACAAGAAGCTGCTCTTAAGTGTGGTGATGGTCTCTGGTTTGCGATGGCGCCAACTGGCAGCGGCAAAACGGAGGCTGCTTTGCTTCGCCACTCCACCTGCAACGAACGCTTGATTTTTGCGCTTCCGACGCAAGCGACGACAAACGCGATGATGAAACGAATTCAATATGTATTTGCTGGTGGGTCGAATGTTGCTGAACTTGCACATCGGCTTGCGTCCATCGAGGATTTCTATGCAAGGAGTTCCGAGGAAGTAGCCGCTACTGATGACATTTCGGCCGGGACTGGAACAGCCGGGATGGCCTCAGGCCTCGTTCCCTCAGAATTCTTGCGAAACGGAACGGCCCGACTTCTTGCACCAGTATCCGTTTCAACCATCGATCAAGTGCTTGCTGGCAGCCTTAGAACGAAATGGGCTCATCTGCGTCTCTTGACGCTTGCGAACGCACACGTGGTGCTTGACGAGGCTCACCTCATGGATTACTACCAAAGCGCGCTTGCTGAGCAGCTCATGCAGTGGTGGGGAGCTACCGGTACACGTGTGACAATTCTCACTGCAACGTTGCCAACATGGCAGCGGGATCTGTTTGCTCAAGCATATTTGGCAGGAGCGCGGGCTGCGGGCCTGACGAGTGAAGGGGCAAAGGAACTGCCCCAGATCCTGTTCCCATCGCACCACGAACTGCCCGGTGAAGCCAAGCTACTGCAACAGCAGAGTTACACAATTGATCTCGACTTGAGCGAGGCATCCGAGGCTTTGGGCGATTCTCGTGAAGCAGTATCTGACATACATATGCAGTGGGTTTTAGAACACCGAACCCGGTTTCCATTTGCCCGGCTGGGGGTAATCGCGAATACTGTCGACAGGGTGCAACTCATTGCGAATAGCCTCCGTGAACAGGATATTCCAGTTACGGTCTTGCACTCTCGCATGACCGCTGGACATCGCAGAGATGCCACCAACGCGCTACTTGGCACGCTAGGTCCTTTGGCAGAGGCGAACGAACAAACATTACCTCAGGTGCTTGTTGGCAGTCAGGCAGTAGAAGCGTCGCTTGATATCGATCTTGACGCGCTCTCGAGTGATGTTGCGCCAGCCGCTTCCCTCATTCAGCGAGCTGGTCGCGTTTGGCGACATCGTAGTTTGCAACATGTTCAACGTCGCAGGCGACGGATTCCTGGCAAAGCAAACCTGCCGATCCATCTAGTTTATGCAGAAGGGGTTGGTCCTTCACTGCCCTACTTTGCTTCAGAAATGACTCGAGTTCGTGAATATCTTCGTTATAAGCGCTCATTGGTAATGCCCGATGAAAGCCAGAGTTTTGTCGACGGCACCGCGGTGACTTTGGGCGATGTAAGCGAGGAGAACCTGAGGGAGCTCGCTAATATCTCCCGTGAGGTAATTACTTCGCAAGGTATCAAGATCAGCGTCGCTGACTTGCAATACGAGGGTGTTGACTTCTTGGACTTCAGCAAGCTAACGGGTGAAGACGTCGAAGAAGAGTCGTGCACCCGACTCATTGACCAGCCCAGCATCACCGCGATAGTAATTGACGAAGACGGTGCTGCTGGTGTTCCAGGAGCATGGCACGGGAGCCTGCACGAACTTGAAGAAATTGATGCAACTGATCATGCCCGAATACGCCTTGCTATGGAAGCGAGTGTGCCGCTGAGTGGCAAGATTGCGAGGGCGGTCATTTCAAGCTACGACGGTGGGGAACGATGGTGCCATTTACCTAAATCGCGAGTGATCTCATCGATGTGGCCAGTTGTGCTCAGCAGCAGCCCGATAACCTACGATCCACTTTTGGGAGTTCGGCTTAAGGACACGAAATGA
- the cas2e gene encoding type I-E CRISPR-associated endoribonuclease Cas2e, producing the protein MIAVLVAKAVPEHLRGYFGRFLTEVVPGVFAGRTSRVVAERLWKRASEVLVTGNMALVVTDNTLEQGYSFLTAGPNPPAVVDLDGLQLIAHLYRPSDSQDSVNLGENALSPG; encoded by the coding sequence GTGATCGCGGTCCTGGTAGCAAAAGCCGTTCCAGAACATCTGCGAGGATACTTCGGAAGGTTTTTGACGGAAGTAGTTCCCGGCGTGTTTGCAGGGAGGACGAGTCGAGTGGTTGCAGAACGGCTTTGGAAGCGCGCGTCTGAAGTATTAGTGACCGGAAATATGGCGCTCGTAGTTACCGACAATACTTTGGAACAGGGCTATTCATTCCTCACGGCGGGCCCCAACCCTCCTGCGGTTGTGGACCTCGATGGCTTGCAACTTATCGCCCATCTCTATCGGCCTAGTGACAGCCAAGATTCGGTGAATCTGGGAGAAAACGCTCTTTCTCCTGGCTAA
- the cas1e gene encoding type I-E CRISPR-associated endonuclease Cas1e, translated as MSYSDNAIAFSTLPVSHQVRFEDRVSFAYIEKAVVLQNRTGVWAMQEEADELVQLQIQLPVGGIAVLALGPGTSITHPAMMSLTRSGATVVFAGGGGNNAYAAATPLTSSSRWALAQAHLVTREEETKQAAIVLYKQQLGLDVLPGGSINTMRGLEGRAIRDLYKKLAKQHGIKSFRREVAAEDPVNTGLNLGNSILYGCAAAACSAIGVNPALGIIHRGNRRSLLFDLADLYKPKITIPAAFASAAEEDSAGAVRRLVRKAIHKQKVMAGMVETLMTVLSPHLPGQDDDRLVGDESEIQGHTNYGGDE; from the coding sequence ATGAGTTATTCAGACAATGCGATTGCGTTCTCAACGTTGCCTGTCAGTCATCAGGTCCGATTTGAAGACCGCGTCTCCTTTGCCTACATAGAAAAGGCGGTCGTATTGCAGAACCGTACTGGGGTCTGGGCGATGCAAGAGGAAGCCGATGAGCTTGTGCAACTGCAAATTCAGCTTCCTGTGGGAGGAATCGCGGTACTTGCGCTGGGCCCGGGTACTTCAATTACGCACCCGGCGATGATGTCGCTCACGAGATCGGGAGCGACGGTTGTGTTTGCTGGCGGAGGTGGAAATAATGCTTATGCAGCTGCAACACCACTCACATCCTCATCTCGTTGGGCATTGGCTCAAGCTCATCTGGTGACCCGCGAAGAAGAAACCAAGCAGGCGGCGATCGTGCTTTACAAGCAACAGCTTGGGCTTGACGTGCTCCCGGGCGGTAGCATCAACACAATGCGAGGCCTTGAGGGCAGAGCGATTCGAGACTTATATAAGAAGCTTGCCAAGCAGCACGGCATCAAATCGTTTCGCCGCGAGGTTGCGGCAGAGGACCCAGTCAATACTGGGCTGAACCTTGGGAACTCAATACTGTACGGGTGCGCCGCCGCGGCCTGCAGTGCGATTGGAGTCAACCCTGCTCTCGGAATCATTCACCGTGGGAATCGTAGATCGTTGCTCTTTGATTTGGCTGACCTCTACAAGCCAAAAATTACTATCCCTGCAGCATTTGCTTCTGCTGCTGAGGAAGATTCTGCGGGGGCGGTGCGAAGGCTGGTTAGAAAGGCGATCCACAAACAAAAAGTGATGGCGGGTATGGTGGAAACTTTGATGACTGTCTTGTCACCTCACTTGCCGGGTCAGGACGATGATCGGCTTGTTGGCGACGAATCCGAAATCCAAGGGCATACTAATTACGGGGGCGACGAGTGA
- a CDS encoding MHS family MFS transporter yields MQLRAALSGDSDSAFERFDFAIYCALSATNFPQLFFSGRREAGGLSISTPLSRAQIRDQISYLRSRGAT; encoded by the coding sequence ATGCAACTTCGAGCCGCCCTGAGCGGCGACTCTGACTCCGCGTTCGAGCGGTTCGACTTCGCGATCTACTGTGCGCTCTCGGCAACGAACTTCCCACAGCTCTTCTTCAGCGGACGCCGCGAGGCTGGCGGGCTATCGATCTCGACGCCGCTGTCGCGGGCGCAGATCAGGGATCAGATCAGCTATCTGCGATCGAGAGGTGCTACCTAG
- the cas6e gene encoding type I-E CRISPR-associated protein Cas6/Cse3/CasE, producing MPVSQFLSRVPLHALSAKSGARTRRHITDNPAQQHSEVMSLFGHIEGDTVRADTNVLFRVDPPHGNQAATVLIRSSIVPSRPAEGLETRQEGPVPPAGTPVAFRIAINAIRRRSVESSTAKRKTILTPVPRDDDPAPDGTTMTDWLSARLAGGLSSVEILNHDRQVLGVGTKCTVQTDLVDGFAIVEDSAKLAQMLIHGVGRAKSYGCGLLSLRPLS from the coding sequence GTGCCAGTCTCGCAGTTTCTGTCGCGCGTACCGTTGCATGCACTTTCAGCGAAGAGCGGTGCTCGTACGCGCAGGCACATCACAGATAATCCTGCGCAACAACACTCTGAGGTAATGTCCCTTTTTGGTCATATCGAGGGCGACACCGTGCGTGCTGACACAAACGTGCTGTTCCGTGTTGATCCGCCACATGGAAATCAGGCTGCAACAGTGCTCATCCGATCCAGCATTGTTCCAAGCCGGCCAGCTGAAGGTCTTGAAACGCGCCAAGAGGGTCCCGTGCCGCCTGCAGGCACGCCGGTTGCATTTCGGATTGCCATAAACGCAATCAGAAGGCGTAGCGTCGAGTCATCAACCGCCAAACGCAAAACCATATTGACGCCAGTGCCGAGAGATGACGACCCAGCACCAGACGGCACCACAATGACTGATTGGTTGAGCGCGCGTCTTGCGGGGGGGCTTTCGAGTGTTGAAATTTTGAACCATGATCGTCAGGTTCTTGGGGTAGGCACCAAATGCACAGTGCAAACGGACCTCGTCGATGGCTTTGCAATCGTTGAAGACTCGGCAAAATTGGCGCAGATGCTGATCCACGGGGTTGGGCGAGCAAAGAGCTATGGTTGCGGGCTGCTGTCCCTTCGGCCATTGAGCTAG
- the cas5e gene encoding type I-E CRISPR-associated protein Cas5/CasD, whose protein sequence is MSALYLRFAGALQSWAGPRIAGNHVHTALIPTRSGTLGVLAAALGAPQGEWPEWLHQTALDVRVESAGTVQRDYQTINPRGENQRFAERIWIASGLKRSAPSSFTPDAEKGTSIVIRSYLAGAEFLVRVVHSDRLDEIASACAGPRFSPYLGRKAFAPSFPFLLGKGPAELLMSAPTVLGGARVPGQRAIAIHSLTGEDEDAPRNSITVETASLEERLTWWRKEARLPQRTVSLANDSLNKFATRKGEI, encoded by the coding sequence GTGAGTGCTTTGTACTTACGGTTTGCAGGTGCTTTGCAATCTTGGGCGGGGCCTCGAATCGCAGGCAACCATGTGCACACAGCCCTGATCCCGACCCGTAGTGGCACCCTTGGAGTGCTCGCTGCCGCGCTTGGTGCCCCACAGGGTGAATGGCCAGAATGGTTACACCAGACCGCGCTCGATGTACGTGTCGAATCGGCGGGTACTGTGCAGCGGGACTATCAAACCATCAACCCGCGAGGTGAGAACCAGCGATTTGCGGAGCGCATCTGGATAGCTTCTGGGCTGAAGCGCAGCGCCCCCTCTTCATTTACGCCAGATGCCGAGAAAGGGACCTCGATTGTCATTCGCAGCTATCTCGCTGGTGCAGAATTTCTCGTCCGAGTTGTCCATTCTGATCGCCTTGATGAAATAGCATCGGCCTGTGCTGGCCCGAGGTTTAGCCCATACCTCGGTAGAAAGGCATTCGCGCCGAGCTTTCCTTTCCTGCTCGGTAAGGGGCCTGCTGAGCTGCTTATGAGTGCTCCCACAGTGCTAGGCGGAGCAAGGGTGCCTGGACAACGAGCTATCGCGATCCACTCTCTCACTGGAGAAGATGAAGATGCCCCTCGGAACTCGATAACGGTCGAGACGGCATCCCTAGAAGAACGCCTGACATGGTGGCGTAAAGAGGCAAGGCTGCCGCAACGCACCGTTTCTTTAGCCAATGATTCGTTAAACAAGTTTGCAACTCGCAAAGGAGAAATCTAG
- a CDS encoding isochorismate synthase encodes MPINPAVPVLRAVTGPLAGTPDLVSLADPSEPLLWIRGDRGCVGIGEALRLTFTGPNRFAEAANTWRAIAKNAQIDDPVQMPGTGLVALGTFAFADHSEAESVLIVPRFLVAQHREAAWITEINEITNSTQAAEAASQEAPAIPTPKPQNPWHATTFEAATDTVNQYLEGVRKATETIDRGEAEKIVLARQITGTLADDADLRTPLKRLADRYLDCWTFAVDGLIGASPETLIRTTDGAVSARVLAGTRGRHPESDKRDAQARDELLTSAKEQHEHAFAVQSVVTALSPHVNELRTSEAPFPLQLPNVWHLATDLGATLKEQSSSLELVDAIHPSAAIAGTPTATAVAAINTLEPFDRGRYSGAVGWIDADGDGEWVIALRCAQVEKAEGGQRRIIASAGGGIVAGSDPEHELGETVSKFRPITEAFGA; translated from the coding sequence GTGCCAATCAATCCCGCCGTACCTGTACTTCGCGCGGTCACGGGACCCCTCGCTGGCACACCAGATCTCGTCTCACTCGCCGATCCGAGCGAGCCACTACTGTGGATCCGCGGGGATCGCGGTTGCGTCGGAATAGGCGAAGCACTCAGGCTCACCTTCACAGGCCCCAACCGCTTCGCCGAAGCAGCCAACACCTGGCGCGCGATCGCCAAGAACGCTCAGATCGACGACCCCGTGCAGATGCCCGGCACCGGACTGGTCGCGCTCGGCACCTTCGCGTTCGCCGACCACAGCGAAGCCGAAAGTGTTCTGATCGTGCCGCGGTTCCTCGTCGCGCAGCATCGCGAGGCCGCGTGGATCACGGAAATCAACGAGATCACAAACTCAACACAGGCCGCAGAAGCCGCAAGCCAAGAAGCGCCCGCGATCCCCACCCCCAAACCACAAAACCCCTGGCACGCCACAACCTTCGAGGCCGCCACAGACACGGTCAACCAATACCTCGAAGGCGTCCGCAAGGCCACCGAAACAATCGACCGGGGCGAAGCCGAGAAGATCGTCCTAGCCCGCCAGATCACGGGCACACTTGCAGACGATGCAGACCTGCGCACCCCGCTCAAGCGTCTCGCCGACCGCTACCTCGACTGCTGGACCTTCGCCGTCGACGGCCTCATCGGCGCGAGTCCCGAAACCCTCATTCGCACCACCGACGGCGCGGTCTCAGCAAGGGTGCTCGCAGGCACACGAGGCCGCCATCCGGAGTCCGACAAGCGCGACGCGCAGGCCCGCGACGAACTGTTGACGAGCGCAAAAGAGCAGCACGAGCACGCCTTCGCGGTGCAGAGTGTGGTCACCGCACTCTCTCCGCACGTCAACGAGCTGCGCACGAGCGAAGCGCCCTTCCCGCTCCAGCTGCCCAACGTGTGGCACCTCGCGACCGACCTCGGGGCGACGCTCAAAGAGCAGAGCTCCTCGCTCGAACTCGTCGACGCGATCCACCCCAGCGCCGCCATCGCGGGCACCCCGACCGCCACAGCGGTCGCAGCGATCAATACGCTTGAGCCCTTCGACCGCGGTCGCTACTCGGGCGCCGTCGGTTGGATCGACGCCGACGGCGACGGCGAGTGGGTCATCGCGCTGCGTTGCGCACAAGTCGAAAAGGCAGAGGGTGGCCAGCGCAGGATCATCGCCAGCGCAGGCGGGGGAATCGTCGCGGGATCGGATCCCGAACACGAGCTCGGCGAAACGGTGTCAAAGTTCCGGCCGATCACCGAGGCGTTTGGGGCGTAA
- the cas7e gene encoding type I-E CRISPR-associated protein Cas7/Cse4/CasC, with protein MNNLTLHFINTIPWSNLNRDDTGTPKRAVIGGTLRAMLSSQSIKRAVRTDYELRSGDQSLRSTNLAGIIANRACEINVELDPKKALKDSEKLISALVKKEKTARPAVDESESKEPGISSWLSAEEIETAAAAVAEDRLMVKAQGKEKLTEFVEPGKTGSLSIAAFGRMFALAPEANTHAAVAVSPAIAVHKTIIETDYFSTVDDDPKASHAGASYLGLASYTSGVFYRSITIDRAQLRRAWTGHDSENAREQLSLMVYSLVYGLPSGKKNVTAPYVQPLLVLSEEQAHRVAYDFETPVLAEADGGYGEQAVKTIAQQVEAARAFDAANFGRSAVAGTSAARLEIAAEQVDLDRLVANAVDWILA; from the coding sequence ATGAATAACCTCACCCTCCACTTCATAAATACAATCCCTTGGAGCAATCTGAATAGAGACGACACCGGCACGCCGAAGCGTGCCGTTATTGGAGGCACGCTTCGCGCGATGCTTTCGAGTCAGTCGATCAAGCGCGCCGTGCGTACCGATTATGAGCTTCGTTCTGGAGATCAGAGCCTGCGGTCGACCAACCTTGCGGGCATCATCGCTAATAGAGCGTGCGAAATCAATGTGGAACTTGACCCCAAAAAAGCATTGAAGGACAGCGAGAAACTGATTTCTGCTCTCGTTAAGAAGGAGAAAACTGCTAGGCCTGCTGTGGATGAATCCGAGTCGAAAGAGCCGGGTATATCGTCGTGGCTCAGCGCTGAAGAAATTGAGACGGCTGCTGCGGCTGTCGCAGAAGATCGCCTCATGGTAAAGGCTCAGGGTAAAGAGAAACTTACTGAGTTCGTCGAGCCAGGAAAAACGGGTTCACTCTCGATTGCGGCATTCGGGCGAATGTTTGCGTTAGCACCTGAGGCAAACACTCATGCCGCGGTGGCCGTGAGCCCTGCAATCGCCGTACATAAAACGATCATTGAAACAGATTACTTTTCAACGGTTGATGACGATCCAAAAGCTTCTCACGCCGGTGCTTCTTACCTTGGACTTGCGTCATATACCTCAGGGGTTTTCTACCGTTCGATAACAATCGACCGTGCGCAGCTTCGCCGAGCTTGGACAGGCCATGACTCAGAGAACGCCCGCGAACAACTCTCTTTGATGGTTTATTCACTTGTCTACGGACTGCCGAGCGGCAAGAAGAATGTGACCGCCCCGTACGTTCAGCCGTTACTCGTGCTGAGTGAAGAGCAAGCACACCGTGTCGCGTATGACTTTGAAACACCGGTCCTGGCCGAAGCCGACGGTGGCTATGGTGAGCAAGCCGTCAAGACGATTGCGCAACAGGTTGAAGCAGCTCGTGCGTTTGATGCCGCCAATTTTGGACGCAGCGCTGTTGCTGGCACCAGTGCTGCTCGCCTCGAGATTGCCGCTGAACAGGTCGATCTAGATCGGCTGGTGGCTAACGCGGTTGATTGGATTTTGGCGTGA
- a CDS encoding GNAT family N-acetyltransferase, whose translation MGHTTPHQTERLTLHAISAEEAARIIARSPIPEDNWASDYPLEDEIDPLKGLIKRTKTGYEPHPFTMYRISERATGQAIGGLGFFGPPDEYGHVEVGFGLVESARNKGYATEALQAAVEIASAEGAYAILADTTESNRASQGVLRKSGLAETHRDAGTIYFKRILNPDPMP comes from the coding sequence ATAGGCCACACCACCCCCCACCAGACCGAGCGCCTCACCCTCCACGCGATCAGCGCCGAAGAGGCGGCACGCATCATCGCGCGCTCGCCGATCCCCGAAGATAACTGGGCAAGCGACTACCCGCTAGAAGACGAGATCGATCCACTCAAAGGCCTCATCAAAAGGACCAAGACGGGCTACGAACCGCACCCCTTCACGATGTACCGGATCAGCGAGCGTGCAACAGGACAAGCCATCGGAGGCCTCGGCTTCTTCGGGCCGCCAGACGAATATGGCCACGTCGAAGTAGGCTTCGGCCTCGTCGAATCCGCCCGCAATAAGGGATACGCCACGGAAGCGCTGCAAGCGGCCGTCGAAATTGCCAGCGCCGAAGGAGCGTACGCAATCCTCGCAGACACAACCGAATCAAACAGAGCTTCCCAAGGCGTACTCAGAAAATCAGGACTCGCAGAAACCCACCGAGACGCCGGGACAATCTACTTCAAGCGGATACTCAACCCCGATCCCATGCCATAA